Proteins found in one Nostoc sp. NIES-3756 genomic segment:
- a CDS encoding allophycocyanin produces MSLIIKSILGADSEARYFTPGELEPIKSFIKSGERRLRLIQVLNENRERIVKQSANQLFQKRPDIISPGGNAYGQEMTATCLRDMDYYLRLITYSIVAGDSTPIQEIGVIGAREMYRSLGTPIEAVSESIRAMKNVAISMISAEDTNELGSYFDYLIAGLQ; encoded by the coding sequence ATGAGTTTGATCATAAAGTCGATTCTTGGTGCAGATAGCGAAGCTCGCTATTTCACCCCTGGTGAACTTGAGCCAATTAAAAGCTTTATTAAGAGTGGTGAGCGCCGTCTACGTCTTATTCAGGTTTTAAATGAAAACCGGGAGCGTATTGTTAAACAATCTGCAAACCAACTGTTTCAAAAACGACCAGATATTATCTCACCTGGGGGCAATGCTTACGGACAAGAAATGACTGCAACTTGCCTACGAGATATGGATTACTATCTACGGTTGATTACTTACAGTATTGTAGCTGGTGATTCTACTCCTATTCAGGAGATTGGAGTTATTGGCGCTCGTGAAATGTACAGGTCTCTTGGTACTCCGATTGAAGCGGTTTCTGAAAGTATCCGTGCAATGAAGAATGTTGCTATATCTATGATATCAGCAGAAGATACTAACGAATTAGGCAGTTATTTTGACTATTTAATCGCTGGACTTCAGTAG
- a CDS encoding ArsR/SmtB family transcription factor, translating to MNKRQSKKEGELLENADLPKCDAHLVHLDNVRSIQTQILSPDKAQQMAEIFSILADPNRLRLISALFSSELCVCDLAALTKMTESAVSHQLRLLKAMRLVSYRREGKNVYYSLADHHIINLYSSLSEHLDE from the coding sequence ATGAACAAGCGACAGAGTAAAAAAGAAGGAGAATTGCTTGAGAATGCAGACCTGCCAAAATGTGATGCCCATTTAGTACATCTAGATAATGTACGGTCAATCCAAACACAAATCTTATCTCCAGATAAGGCACAACAAATGGCAGAAATTTTTAGCATACTTGCAGACCCAAATCGTCTTAGACTGATATCAGCTTTGTTTTCTAGTGAGTTGTGTGTTTGTGATTTAGCAGCGTTAACAAAAATGACCGAATCGGCAGTTTCTCATCAACTGCGATTATTAAAAGCGATGCGCTTAGTTAGTTATCGTCGAGAAGGCAAAAATGTCTATTACAGCTTGGCTGATCATCACATCATCAATTTATATTCCTCTTTAAGTGAACATTTAGACGAGTGA
- the cysH gene encoding phosphoadenosine phosphosulfate reductase — protein sequence MTASTATINQTTEFDLEQLNQQFETATPKEILAWSIENIPTGLVQTSAFNVDDLVITHILYSELQHPVPVIFLDTLYHFRETLELVAKAKEIYNLDLQTYKTPDVDSRDAFVAKYGEALWDKDIAQFHQVTKIEPLQRGLDELNTVAWITGRRRDQAVTRANMPIFELDGKGRLKVNPLANWTRKDSWDYVAEHGVIYNPLHDQGYPSIGDEPITTKVGEGEDERAGRWRGSNKTECGIHI from the coding sequence ATGACAGCTTCCACGGCGACTATAAACCAAACAACCGAATTTGACTTAGAGCAATTAAATCAACAGTTTGAAACTGCTACCCCCAAAGAAATTCTTGCATGGTCTATAGAAAATATTCCTACAGGTCTGGTACAAACTAGTGCCTTTAACGTGGATGACTTGGTAATTACCCATATCCTTTATAGTGAACTCCAGCATCCAGTACCTGTAATCTTCCTTGACACTCTGTACCACTTCCGCGAAACCTTAGAACTCGTTGCTAAAGCTAAAGAAATATACAACTTAGATCTACAAACTTACAAAACCCCAGATGTAGACAGCCGTGACGCTTTTGTTGCTAAATACGGTGAAGCCTTATGGGATAAAGATATTGCTCAATTCCACCAAGTTACCAAAATTGAACCCTTACAACGCGGTTTAGACGAACTCAACACCGTTGCTTGGATTACAGGCCGTCGTCGTGACCAAGCTGTTACCCGCGCGAACATGCCTATATTTGAATTAGATGGCAAAGGTCGCTTGAAAGTAAATCCTCTAGCTAATTGGACACGTAAAGATAGTTGGGATTATGTAGCTGAACATGGTGTAATTTACAACCCACTTCACGACCAAGGTTATCCCAGCATTGGCGACGAACCCATCACTACTAAAGTTGGTGAAGGTGAAGACGAACGCGCCGGACGCTGGCGGGGAAGCAATAAAACTGAGTGTGGGATTCACATTTAA
- a CDS encoding heavy metal translocating P-type ATPase, protein MTQTPSLKTQILQVSGMDCGSCAKTIEVGLQKLHGVTEVSVSFATSKVRISYNPEHLSQKTICDRIQALGYTVELSSQVELQQTINSCDCGHDHHHSHSHSAAHELEKIADTKALQAKIAGMDCGNCAKTVEVGLRQIPGIKEASVNFATQQMQVSYNPQQVNEKTIYDRVKALGYTIESNQQVQSHTDDLEPNHEHDEVVANTVKSDPANWKFWMTNRRGQGVILTGIGLVLGLLAQHLALPIWIVRAFYGIGIVIAGYPIARAGLFELRLRRADMNLLMTISVIGALILGDWFEGALVVFLFSLGTTLQVFTFDRTRNAIRALMDLTPPTATVKQGNQEVTVPVENVQVGEILTIRPGQRVALDGVVVAGISTIDQSPITGESIPEDKATGDAVFAGTLNQSGFLEVKVTHGFRDTTVAKIIHLVEQAQSSRAPSQQWVDKFAEVYTPIVILIAIAIALIPPLVFGQSVNVWFYRALVMLVIACPCALVISTPVSIVSAIGAATRQGVLFKGGHALETAGHLTTLAFDKTGTITQGLPVVQKIYEFGSSANIVLQIAATLEQHSEHPLAKAIVAQAHHLGMELATPSNFMALPGKGIQATFDQRLYFVGNRRLFSDQGISLSSEAESLLSEIEQLGQIPVLVGTNEGLLGAIALSDGIRLEATEALRQLKRMGLKRLVMLSGDRTPVVKQIAQQVGITDYQAELLPEDKLQEIQQLRRSGVVGMVGDGINDAPALAAADISFAVGGIDIALETADVVLVGSNLSRLAYAIELSRRTVSVIQQNVVFSLVTKALFLLLGTFGFVGLAVAVLADTGTSLLVTANGMRLFTTKTRKD, encoded by the coding sequence ATGACTCAAACCCCTTCCCTGAAAACCCAGATTTTACAAGTGAGTGGCATGGACTGTGGTAGTTGTGCCAAGACCATTGAAGTTGGTTTGCAAAAATTACACGGTGTTACGGAAGTATCGGTGAGCTTTGCAACCAGCAAAGTCAGAATATCCTATAATCCAGAGCATTTGAGTCAAAAAACTATTTGCGATCGCATTCAGGCTTTAGGTTATACAGTAGAACTTAGTTCCCAGGTAGAGTTACAACAGACAATTAATTCCTGTGATTGTGGTCACGACCATCATCACAGTCATTCACATTCAGCAGCACATGAGCTTGAGAAAATAGCTGATACCAAAGCATTACAAGCAAAAATTGCTGGTATGGACTGTGGCAATTGTGCCAAAACTGTTGAAGTTGGCTTACGCCAGATACCGGGTATTAAGGAAGCATCGGTTAATTTCGCTACACAACAGATGCAGGTGTCCTATAATCCACAACAGGTCAATGAAAAAACTATTTATGACCGAGTAAAAGCTTTGGGTTATACGATTGAGTCAAATCAGCAAGTTCAGTCTCATACTGATGACCTTGAGCCGAATCATGAGCATGACGAGGTAGTTGCCAATACTGTAAAGTCTGACCCAGCTAACTGGAAATTCTGGATGACTAACCGCCGGGGACAGGGTGTGATTCTTACAGGAATAGGGTTAGTTCTGGGTTTACTGGCGCAACATTTAGCATTACCTATTTGGATAGTACGAGCTTTTTATGGCATTGGCATAGTCATTGCTGGCTATCCTATTGCACGAGCAGGTTTATTTGAGTTGCGCTTGCGTCGTGCAGATATGAACCTGCTCATGACGATTTCAGTAATTGGGGCATTGATTCTAGGAGACTGGTTTGAAGGGGCATTAGTTGTCTTTTTGTTCTCCTTGGGTACAACATTGCAAGTTTTTACCTTTGACCGCACACGTAATGCGATTCGTGCCTTAATGGATTTAACTCCACCTACGGCTACAGTCAAACAGGGGAATCAGGAAGTTACTGTGCCGGTGGAAAATGTTCAAGTTGGGGAAATTTTGACAATTCGACCAGGACAGCGTGTGGCGTTAGATGGGGTAGTCGTTGCTGGTATCAGTACTATTGACCAGTCTCCAATTACCGGAGAGTCCATCCCAGAAGATAAAGCAACAGGTGATGCTGTCTTTGCTGGCACATTAAATCAGTCGGGCTTTTTGGAAGTCAAAGTAACTCATGGTTTTAGAGATACGACTGTTGCTAAGATTATTCATCTGGTAGAACAAGCCCAAAGCAGTCGCGCTCCTTCTCAGCAGTGGGTAGATAAATTTGCCGAGGTCTACACCCCCATTGTAATTTTGATAGCGATCGCCATTGCTTTAATTCCACCCTTGGTTTTTGGTCAATCAGTTAACGTCTGGTTTTATCGGGCGTTGGTGATGCTAGTTATTGCTTGTCCCTGTGCCTTAGTAATTTCTACCCCAGTTTCTATTGTCAGTGCTATCGGTGCAGCAACTCGTCAGGGCGTTTTGTTCAAAGGTGGTCATGCCCTAGAGACAGCAGGTCATTTGACTACTCTGGCTTTTGATAAGACAGGTACAATTACACAAGGACTACCTGTAGTACAGAAGATTTATGAGTTTGGCAGCAGTGCAAACATAGTATTGCAGATTGCCGCAACACTTGAGCAACACTCAGAACATCCGCTAGCTAAGGCAATTGTAGCTCAGGCTCATCATCTGGGAATGGAATTAGCCACCCCTAGTAACTTCATGGCACTACCAGGTAAAGGGATTCAGGCAACCTTTGACCAGAGGTTGTACTTTGTAGGTAATCGAAGATTGTTTTCAGACCAAGGTATTTCCTTATCTAGTGAAGCTGAATCTCTGTTGAGCGAAATTGAGCAACTCGGTCAAATTCCGGTACTAGTAGGAACAAATGAAGGTTTATTAGGTGCGATCGCACTTTCTGATGGTATCCGATTAGAAGCAACAGAAGCCCTGCGACAGTTGAAGCGGATGGGATTAAAGCGGTTAGTGATGTTAAGTGGCGATCGTACTCCTGTTGTAAAGCAAATTGCCCAACAAGTTGGCATTACAGATTATCAGGCAGAACTATTACCAGAAGATAAACTCCAAGAAATTCAACAACTACGCCGTTCTGGGGTAGTTGGTATGGTTGGAGATGGTATTAACGATGCACCAGCCTTAGCGGCGGCAGATATTAGTTTTGCTGTGGGTGGAATTGATATTGCCCTAGAGACAGCAGATGTGGTGCTTGTTGGTAGCAATTTGAGCCGACTTGCCTATGCAATAGAATTAAGTCGTCGTACTGTATCTGTGATTCAACAGAATGTAGTCTTTTCTTTAGTAACCAAGGCTTTATTTTTGCTACTAGGAACGTTTGGGTTTGTTGGGTTAGCTGTAGCCGTCTTAGCAGATACAGGGACATCCTTGTTAGTAACTGCAAATGGAATGCGCTTATTTACAACCAAGACGCGCAAAGATTAA